One Mycoavidus sp. HKI genomic region harbors:
- the pcnB gene encoding polynucleotide adenylyltransferase PcnB gives MIRKFIRKLLGQSELPTSSHTTKQAAHKKQPVNVPVRVHQIDPALISRHAIRVTSTLQQAGYRAFIVGGAVRDLLLGFAPKDFDVATDATPEQVQKLFRRARLIGRRFQIVHVPFGQEIIEVSTFRASLGAASVPPDPASTDLPVRQGPRARRNELDYRPHAIDASGRVLRDNIWGQQHEDAARRDFTINAMYYDPAAQTVLDYHNGMADIRARLLRIIGDPATRYREDPVRMLRIMRFAAKLGFEIEATTRQPIRALAELVRNVPSARLFDEMLKLLLCGQALTCLRQLRTEGLHHDLLPMLDTALAQPQSEKFITLALDNTDERIRAGKFVSSSFLFAALLWHEVHERWQKYIAANEYPIPALHHAMDETLYVQMKKLAIQRRHIGDMKEIWGLQPRLEKRGHSAFKLLEHPRFRAAYDFLLLRCEAGELDATVGQWWTAFIAADASQRETLLSEGEHERSSRRRRRGRAKPQASHNEDKLTVKTPTESS, from the coding sequence GTGATTAGAAAATTTATCCGCAAACTGCTGGGCCAGTCTGAATTGCCCACCTCGAGCCACACTACTAAACAAGCCGCTCATAAAAAACAGCCGGTGAACGTGCCTGTCCGTGTACACCAAATAGATCCAGCATTGATTTCACGCCATGCAATACGCGTAACCAGCACATTACAGCAAGCGGGTTATCGGGCGTTTATCGTCGGCGGCGCAGTACGCGACTTGCTACTGGGTTTTGCCCCGAAAGATTTTGATGTGGCGACCGATGCCACGCCTGAACAAGTGCAAAAACTCTTTCGCCGCGCGCGCTTAATTGGCCGGCGCTTTCAAATAGTTCATGTGCCGTTCGGACAAGAAATTATTGAGGTTTCGACTTTTCGTGCCAGTCTTGGCGCAGCCAGTGTCCCGCCAGACCCAGCTAGCACTGACTTGCCTGTACGCCAAGGACCGCGCGCGCGGCGCAATGAGTTAGATTATCGCCCCCATGCAATCGATGCGAGCGGACGCGTTTTGCGCGACAACATCTGGGGGCAACAGCACGAAGATGCGGCGCGGCGCGATTTCACCATCAATGCCATGTACTATGATCCAGCGGCGCAAACTGTGCTCGATTATCATAATGGCATGGCGGATATTCGCGCCCGGCTCCTGCGCATAATTGGCGATCCGGCTACTCGCTACCGTGAAGATCCCGTTCGGATGCTGCGCATTATGCGCTTTGCAGCTAAGCTAGGCTTTGAGATCGAAGCAACCACACGGCAACCTATCCGCGCCCTCGCCGAGTTAGTCCGCAATGTGCCGAGTGCTCGGCTGTTTGATGAAATGCTCAAATTGCTGTTATGCGGCCAAGCTCTGACCTGTTTACGCCAACTACGCACCGAGGGGCTGCACCATGATTTATTGCCCATGCTCGATACGGCTCTCGCGCAGCCGCAAAGCGAAAAATTTATTACGCTTGCGCTCGATAATACAGATGAACGTATTCGTGCTGGCAAGTTTGTATCGTCTAGCTTTCTATTTGCGGCGTTGTTATGGCATGAAGTACACGAGCGTTGGCAAAAATATATAGCCGCAAACGAATACCCGATTCCGGCGCTCCACCACGCGATGGATGAAACGCTCTATGTACAAATGAAAAAATTGGCGATTCAACGACGCCACATTGGAGATATGAAAGAAATTTGGGGCCTACAGCCTCGTCTTGAGAAACGTGGCCACAGCGCATTCAAATTGCTCGAGCACCCACGTTTTAGGGCGGCTTATGATTTTCTGCTATTACGTTGCGAAGCGGGCGAACTCGATGCCACTGTGGGGCAATGGTGGACTGCTTTCATTGCAGCCGATGCCAGTCAGCGCGAAACACTGCTCTCAGAAGGTGAGCATGAACGCTCCTCACGCCGCCGCAGACGAGGTCGGGCAAAACCCCAAGCCTCTCACAATGAGGACAAATTAACGGTTAAAACGCCCACAGAGTCTAGCTGA
- the folK gene encoding 2-amino-4-hydroxy-6-hydroxymethyldihydropteridine diphosphokinase: MAIAYLGLGANLGDASQTLHAAISWLAQQTAVAVRAQSSFYRSAPVQANGNDYYNCVLAIETTLSPFQLLAQCAAGESYFGRTRSYRNAPRTLDIDILLYDQLSINEARLIIPHPRLTERAFVLVPLLELDAEVEIPQLGRADAFLPMVASQRIDQVRDKN, from the coding sequence ATGGCGATTGCTTATCTCGGTCTGGGCGCAAATCTTGGCGATGCGAGCCAAACTTTACACGCCGCCATCTCCTGGCTAGCACAGCAAACGGCTGTCGCCGTGCGCGCCCAATCTAGCTTCTATCGGAGCGCGCCGGTGCAAGCCAACGGCAATGATTATTACAACTGCGTGCTGGCGATCGAAACGACGCTCTCGCCATTCCAACTACTCGCGCAATGCGCGGCGGGCGAAAGTTATTTTGGCCGCACGCGCTCTTACCGTAACGCTCCACGTACGCTTGATATCGACATTTTGCTGTACGACCAACTGTCTATTAACGAAGCTAGACTGATTATTCCACATCCGCGTTTGACCGAGCGCGCATTCGTGCTGGTACCACTGCTTGAACTTGATGCTGAAGTTGAAATTCCACAGCTCGGTCGAGCCGATGCATTTTTGCCCATGGTTGCATCACAACGAATTGATCAGGTCCGAGACAAAAACTGA
- the panB gene encoding 3-methyl-2-oxobutanoate hydroxymethyltransferase — MNYLQEASRKAITVPRLQVMRENGEKIAVLTCYDASFAALLDQAGIDALLIGDSLGNVIQGHATTLPVTVADIAYHTACVARSKPAALIVADLPFGTYATPSDAFTNAATLMRAGAQMVKLEGGVWLADTVRFLVERSIPVCAHIGLTPQSVHALGGFKVQGKTDIAAEQLLRDAKALQQAGAQLLVIEAVPALLGTQLTQALTIPTIGIGAGADCSGQVLVLHDLLGISAGKRPRFAKNFVCEQTPRTSNQPILHAAVEAYVREVKTGTFPAAEHTF, encoded by the coding sequence ATGAACTATCTCCAAGAAGCCTCCCGCAAAGCCATTACCGTACCGCGCCTACAAGTCATGCGCGAGAATGGCGAAAAAATCGCTGTACTTACCTGTTATGACGCGAGCTTTGCCGCCCTCCTCGACCAGGCAGGAATCGATGCGTTACTGATTGGGGACTCTTTAGGCAATGTCATCCAGGGCCACGCCACGACACTCCCGGTCACCGTTGCCGATATCGCTTATCACACAGCGTGCGTTGCACGTAGCAAGCCGGCAGCATTAATTGTTGCCGATTTACCCTTTGGCACTTACGCCACGCCAAGCGATGCGTTTACCAATGCAGCTACTTTGATGCGCGCAGGCGCTCAAATGGTTAAACTCGAAGGGGGGGTATGGTTGGCCGATACGGTGCGTTTTTTGGTTGAACGCTCAATTCCAGTGTGCGCCCATATAGGCTTAACACCGCAATCAGTACACGCCTTGGGTGGCTTCAAGGTACAGGGAAAAACTGATATAGCCGCCGAACAATTGCTGCGCGATGCGAAAGCCCTGCAACAAGCTGGCGCACAATTGCTGGTGATTGAGGCAGTACCTGCCTTGCTTGGCACGCAATTAACCCAGGCCCTGACAATTCCGACCATTGGCATTGGAGCCGGCGCTGACTGCTCAGGGCAAGTACTGGTATTGCACGATTTATTAGGGATATCCGCAGGCAAACGCCCGCGTTTTGCGAAAAATTTTGTCTGTGAACAAACGCCACGAACGTCAAATCAGCCTATTTTGCACGCCGCCGTCGAAGCTTATGTGCGCGAAGTCAAAACGGGGACATTTCCAGCAGCAGAACATACATTTTGA
- a CDS encoding H-NS family nucleoid-associated regulatory protein, with protein sequence MSSYEELLAQQAKLEKQIEEAKARECAAVIDEIKKKIAIFGITLDELGFSKKELSLRKSTAGKLRVRTRVAPKYRDPQTGVTWSGRGKPPKWIVDQDRASYLI encoded by the coding sequence ATGTCTTCATATGAAGAATTGCTTGCTCAACAAGCAAAACTTGAAAAACAAATCGAAGAAGCTAAAGCCCGGGAATGTGCTGCGGTCATCGACGAGATAAAGAAAAAGATTGCTATTTTTGGCATTACACTCGATGAACTGGGTTTCAGTAAAAAAGAACTTAGCCTGAGAAAATCGACGGCAGGCAAGCTACGTGTGCGCACACGCGTGGCGCCTAAATACCGCGATCCACAGACGGGTGTTACATGGTCAGGCCGTGGCAAACCGCCTAAATGGATTGTTGATCAGGATCGTGCTTCGTATCTGATTTAA
- a CDS encoding endonuclease/exonuclease/phosphatase family protein, producing MKSPAILRTASRDPHELIAVSWNLHKGRSPLGFQTWHAMQRWLQLTPADIYFLQETIARRLSAPRSTAERSKAKIATTDENWHCHATEISTSLKLHLALGPNVHRTSWRHGNAILSPYPLTPGGRWDISAHRFEQRGLLVARMTVNQRPIILLCVHLALTRAARLRQMEWVAHWITREAPTGPLILAGDFNDWKSDSVPIFNALGLSEVAMTLGQAAKTFPAFSPTLALDKMFVRELTPVELVPAAKAAWLSDHLPYIARLRLEPLGAR from the coding sequence ATGAAATCTCCAGCAATTTTACGCACGGCGTCCCGCGACCCACATGAGCTCATTGCAGTCAGCTGGAATCTACACAAAGGTCGCTCGCCACTTGGGTTTCAAACATGGCACGCGATGCAGCGCTGGCTGCAACTCACCCCTGCCGACATCTATTTTTTGCAAGAAACAATAGCGCGACGCCTATCTGCGCCAAGGTCGACAGCCGAGCGGAGCAAAGCCAAAATCGCCACCACGGATGAAAATTGGCACTGCCATGCGACTGAGATCTCAACCAGCCTAAAACTGCATCTCGCACTCGGACCTAATGTGCACAGAACCTCGTGGCGACACGGCAATGCCATTCTGTCCCCTTACCCACTGACTCCAGGCGGACGATGGGACATTTCCGCCCATCGCTTTGAACAGCGTGGACTATTAGTCGCACGGATGACCGTCAACCAACGCCCAATCATCTTATTGTGCGTGCATCTGGCCCTTACCCGTGCTGCGCGCTTGCGGCAAATGGAATGGGTCGCTCATTGGATTACGCGCGAGGCGCCTACCGGTCCCTTAATTCTCGCTGGCGACTTTAATGACTGGAAAAGCGATTCGGTTCCTATTTTTAATGCTCTGGGTCTAAGCGAAGTCGCTATGACACTCGGGCAAGCGGCAAAAACATTTCCCGCTTTTTCGCCAACCTTAGCGCTCGACAAAATGTTCGTGCGTGAACTCACCCCCGTCGAACTCGTACCCGCCGCCAAAGCGGCTTGGTTATCAGACCACTTGCCTTACATTGCGCGCTTGCGTCTTGAGCCGCTCGGTGCACGCTAG
- a CDS encoding ferredoxin--NADP reductase: MSNLTQQTVLSIHHWTDTLFSFTCTRDRSFRFDNGQFTLVGLEVDNKPLVRAYSMASANYEETLEFLSIKVQDGPLTSRLQHVQVGDSVYISKKSTGTLIADSLLPGSTLWLLSTGTGLAPFMSIIKDPEIYSRYKRIVLTHTCRFIDELAYKEYITQSLPQDEHIGQLIRDQLVYYPTVTRESFHNRGRITDLIQEGKLFEDVGLPPFSIEHDRLMLCGSPHMLKDTRALLKEMGFTEGTHSQPGHYVVERAFVG; this comes from the coding sequence ATGAGTAATCTGACCCAACAAACTGTATTAAGTATCCACCATTGGACCGACACGCTTTTCAGCTTCACCTGTACGCGTGATCGCTCTTTTCGTTTTGATAATGGTCAATTCACCCTAGTAGGCCTTGAAGTTGACAACAAGCCCCTGGTGCGCGCCTACAGTATGGCCAGCGCCAACTATGAAGAAACCTTAGAGTTTCTTTCAATTAAAGTGCAAGATGGCCCGCTGACTTCACGCTTGCAACATGTACAAGTGGGCGATTCAGTTTATATCAGCAAAAAATCAACAGGGACGCTGATTGCTGATTCTCTATTGCCCGGCTCTACCCTCTGGTTATTATCAACCGGCACAGGTCTGGCGCCGTTCATGAGCATTATTAAGGACCCTGAGATCTACAGCCGCTATAAACGCATTGTGCTGACTCACACTTGCCGCTTTATCGATGAATTGGCTTACAAAGAATACATTACCCAGTCGTTGCCGCAAGATGAACATATTGGCCAGCTGATTCGAGATCAACTGGTCTATTACCCAACGGTCACACGCGAGTCTTTCCACAATCGTGGCCGTATTACGGATTTAATTCAAGAAGGCAAGCTCTTTGAGGATGTGGGGTTACCCCCCTTCTCCATTGAACATGACCGTTTAATGCTATGTGGCAGCCCGCATATGCTTAAGGATACGCGCGCCTTGCTTAAAGAAATGGGTTTTACCGAAGGTACCCATTCGCAACCTGGCCATTACGTGGTTGAACGGGCATTCGTTGGCTAA
- the fliO gene encoding flagellar biosynthetic protein FliO, with protein sequence MHSITVRTALCRALTTVILLPTTALANEHAPLPSAVGLASVAQTVAWLIAVIGLAYVCAWAARRFGMRPPLRRPGLIKVLGSTALTPKEKVMIVEIGNTWLVLGVAAGSIHTLHTMPASNDAAATVN encoded by the coding sequence ATGCATAGTATTACTGTGCGCACTGCGCTATGCCGCGCCCTCACCACGGTCATCTTGCTGCCCACTACAGCCCTAGCTAATGAGCACGCCCCACTACCGAGCGCAGTAGGCCTAGCTTCAGTGGCGCAGACTGTCGCTTGGCTGATTGCCGTCATTGGGCTTGCCTATGTTTGCGCATGGGCCGCCCGCCGCTTTGGCATGCGACCACCGCTACGACGTCCAGGCTTAATCAAAGTCTTAGGCAGTACCGCTCTTACGCCCAAAGAAAAAGTGATGATCGTTGAAATAGGTAATACCTGGCTTGTCCTAGGCGTAGCAGCAGGCAGCATACACACGCTGCATACCATGCCAGCCAGCAACGATGCCGCAGCAACGGTTAATTAG
- the wzxE gene encoding lipid III flippase WzxE — translation MSKLSLARALGWSAAATLIKIAVDLLLIKWLAVAFGPDGVGRAGNFMALVAVLSALSGAGIHNGVTKYVAEFQHDPVRLRRLLGTAAALVLGCSSLLALLFILAAAPLSELLFGSKDFQGVLRAIALIQLGMACAQFFLAILKGRSDAKGTALSMVSGSLLGLGAYWIAFRCGGYQGALIGLALVPALLALPAGIMLFKSGIVPRNGLQLTWDGGLARNLLKFTAMMILTAISLPIAYTAIRELLAAHYGWDEVGIWQGMNRVSEAYLQLITAPFTVYLLPVLSRQKTKQDLAHEIGRAQCFLFPLAVAVSLSLWLLRDSVIGLFFSVEFRSMRDLFAWQLSGDAFKISAYVFAYLVTARASLSLGVLAQISQFGLLLLFSHGLVPAGGALGAVQAYAATYVIYCALCASAFFFYCKKG, via the coding sequence TTGTCTAAGCTATCTCTAGCGCGGGCATTAGGCTGGTCCGCGGCGGCCACCCTGATTAAAATTGCCGTGGATTTGCTACTCATTAAGTGGCTGGCAGTGGCTTTTGGCCCAGACGGCGTGGGCCGTGCCGGGAACTTTATGGCGCTGGTTGCGGTATTAAGTGCGCTCTCAGGCGCAGGTATTCACAATGGCGTGACCAAATATGTTGCTGAGTTTCAGCACGATCCAGTCCGTTTGCGCCGCCTGCTTGGTACCGCTGCTGCTCTCGTGCTGGGTTGCTCGAGTTTGCTGGCGCTGCTGTTTATTTTGGCCGCAGCTCCGCTGAGCGAACTGCTATTTGGCTCTAAAGACTTCCAGGGCGTGCTGCGGGCGATCGCTTTAATTCAATTAGGCATGGCCTGCGCTCAATTTTTTCTGGCCATCTTGAAAGGCCGATCCGATGCGAAAGGGACTGCCCTATCGATGGTTAGCGGCAGTTTGCTTGGCCTCGGGGCATACTGGATCGCGTTTCGTTGCGGTGGTTACCAGGGCGCCCTGATTGGGCTCGCTTTGGTACCGGCGTTATTGGCATTGCCGGCAGGGATCATGCTGTTCAAAAGTGGCATCGTGCCGCGCAATGGGCTGCAGCTAACCTGGGATGGCGGGCTAGCGCGTAACTTGCTTAAATTTACGGCGATGATGATCCTGACTGCCATCTCGCTGCCGATCGCCTATACCGCCATAAGAGAGCTACTGGCGGCGCATTACGGTTGGGACGAAGTCGGCATTTGGCAGGGAATGAACCGCGTATCGGAGGCGTATCTGCAATTGATTACGGCACCCTTCACGGTGTATTTGCTGCCGGTGCTCTCCAGGCAAAAAACCAAGCAAGACTTGGCGCATGAAATCGGCCGCGCGCAGTGCTTTTTGTTCCCGCTAGCAGTCGCCGTCAGTTTGAGTCTGTGGCTGCTGCGCGATAGTGTGATTGGATTATTCTTTTCAGTTGAATTTAGGTCGATGCGTGATCTTTTCGCGTGGCAGTTGAGCGGCGATGCGTTCAAAATAAGCGCCTATGTGTTCGCTTATCTAGTCACTGCTCGGGCTTCGCTGAGCCTTGGCGTGCTAGCCCAAATCAGCCAGTTTGGTTTGCTCCTGCTCTTTTCGCACGGGTTGGTTCCGGCTGGCGGCGCGCTCGGGGCGGTACAAGCTTATGCGGCAACTTACGTTATTTATTGCGCCTTGTGTGCATCTGCGTTTTTCTTCTACTGTAAGAAGGGCTAG
- the kdsB gene encoding 3-deoxy-manno-octulosonate cytidylyltransferase, producing the protein MHDIRFDVVIPARLQSTRLPEKALAEIGDKPMVIHVAQRSQTSGAQRTIIATDSSRIVECANQYNVEVMLTAKHHECGTDRLAELATQLDWADDQIIVNVQGDEPLINPTLIREVAAHLAANPSCALASAAHPVSSREEIFNPNVVKVVLDARGYALYFSRAPIPWARDAWQDVMGKTGFSVNKATSANSTDNLSQLPVYRHIGIYAYRASFLRRFASLKPSPLEAVEALEQLRALWHGESIAIHLTDKAPIGGVDTAADLERVRALFKQGRTFA; encoded by the coding sequence GTGCATGACATACGTTTTGATGTAGTCATCCCCGCTCGCCTTCAATCCACCCGGCTGCCTGAAAAGGCGCTGGCTGAAATTGGCGATAAGCCGATGGTGATACATGTGGCGCAGCGCTCGCAGACATCTGGCGCACAACGCACGATCATTGCGACGGATTCTTCGCGGATTGTCGAGTGCGCCAATCAATATAACGTAGAGGTTATGTTAACAGCCAAGCATCATGAGTGTGGCACCGACCGGCTTGCCGAGCTTGCGACCCAGTTGGATTGGGCGGATGACCAGATCATCGTCAATGTGCAAGGCGATGAACCACTGATCAACCCTACCTTAATTCGAGAAGTGGCCGCCCATCTGGCGGCAAACCCTAGCTGCGCGTTAGCGAGCGCTGCGCACCCCGTGAGTAGCCGCGAAGAAATTTTCAACCCCAATGTGGTTAAAGTGGTGCTCGATGCCAGAGGGTATGCGTTGTACTTCTCCCGCGCACCGATTCCTTGGGCGCGGGATGCGTGGCAAGACGTGATGGGAAAAACTGGCTTTTCAGTCAACAAAGCAACCAGCGCGAATAGCACAGATAACCTAAGCCAGCTGCCGGTGTATCGCCATATTGGTATATACGCGTATCGCGCTTCTTTTTTACGCCGCTTTGCAAGCTTAAAGCCGTCCCCTTTAGAAGCAGTGGAAGCACTGGAACAATTGCGCGCGCTGTGGCATGGCGAATCTATTGCTATCCATTTAACGGATAAAGCACCTATTGGAGGCGTAGATACGGCCGCTGATTTAGAGCGCGTACGAGCTTTGTTTAAGCAGGGTAGAACCTTCGCTTGA
- a CDS encoding DASS family sodium-coupled anion symporter, whose product MLKPSVAAPSKRSFPISLGLIAASIVLLGLVLMPALPGLPVAGQRMLAILAFAVIVWITEAVTYEVSAVLITVLIAFLIGAAPRVDDATLAYGTAGALSMALAGFSDRALALVAAALFISAGMTSTGFDKRIALVTLSKIGSSTQRIMIGTVLVTAMLSLVVPSATARGACMVPIMLGVVSAFGLDRRSNIAAGIMIVVAQSIGIWNIAIQTAAAQNLLTVGFMERILGQRVTWGEWLIAGLPWAIVMSVILLYVVRKMLPPETETIPGGAEAVRRSLAELGPMTSAQKRLLLISLTLLAFWSTEGKLHSFDTTSVTFAGLALLLMPRIGVMNWKTLESRTPWGTLIVFGIGISLGTALLTTHAGQWLGDQVVQHTGLDVLSPGLIFAVLSLFLIVIHLGFASATALTSAMLPILIAVLQTVPGDFNRLGLTMLLGFTVSFGFILPINAPQNMVCLATNTFTTRQFTKVGFVMTLIGYALLLVFSQTYWKFLGWV is encoded by the coding sequence ATGCTTAAACCCTCCGTAGCCGCTCCTAGTAAGCGGTCTTTTCCTATTTCTCTTGGTCTGATTGCAGCCTCTATTGTGCTCCTTGGCTTAGTTTTAATGCCTGCTTTGCCTGGCCTGCCGGTGGCTGGCCAGCGGATGTTGGCAATTTTAGCGTTCGCGGTGATTGTCTGGATCACTGAGGCGGTGACGTATGAGGTGAGTGCGGTGTTGATTACCGTGCTGATTGCTTTTTTGATTGGCGCGGCGCCCCGGGTGGACGATGCGACTCTGGCTTATGGTACGGCGGGCGCTCTCTCAATGGCCTTGGCGGGTTTTTCCGATCGCGCCTTGGCGCTAGTGGCGGCAGCGCTTTTTATTTCTGCCGGCATGACCTCGACCGGGTTTGATAAGCGCATCGCGCTGGTGACATTGTCCAAGATTGGTTCCAGCACACAGCGGATTATGATTGGCACGGTGTTGGTGACGGCGATGCTGTCATTAGTGGTGCCTAGCGCGACTGCGCGGGGGGCGTGTATGGTGCCGATTATGCTTGGCGTCGTGTCCGCCTTTGGTTTGGACCGACGCTCTAATATTGCTGCTGGCATTATGATTGTGGTAGCGCAAAGCATTGGCATTTGGAATATTGCGATTCAAACCGCTGCGGCGCAGAATTTACTGACAGTCGGTTTTATGGAGCGCATCCTTGGGCAGCGTGTGACTTGGGGCGAATGGTTGATTGCCGGTTTGCCGTGGGCCATTGTGATGTCCGTCATTCTGTTATACGTCGTACGTAAAATGTTGCCGCCAGAAACAGAGACCATTCCCGGGGGCGCTGAAGCGGTGCGCCGATCATTGGCGGAATTGGGTCCGATGACCTCTGCCCAAAAGCGCCTGCTGCTGATTTCGTTGACGCTGCTAGCATTTTGGTCAACTGAAGGTAAGTTACACTCATTTGATACGACCTCAGTTACTTTTGCCGGACTGGCTCTTTTGCTGATGCCCCGGATTGGCGTGATGAATTGGAAAACGCTTGAATCACGAACGCCTTGGGGTACGTTGATTGTATTTGGCATTGGCATTAGCCTAGGGACGGCCTTGTTAACCACACACGCAGGTCAGTGGCTAGGGGATCAAGTTGTGCAGCATACAGGGCTGGACGTGTTGAGTCCCGGCCTAATATTTGCTGTGCTCAGCCTATTTTTAATTGTCATTCACCTAGGGTTTGCGAGTGCGACGGCATTGACTTCAGCCATGCTGCCGATCTTAATTGCTGTGCTGCAGACGGTGCCTGGCGATTTTAATCGACTGGGTTTGACGATGTTGCTAGGCTTTACGGTGAGCTTTGGTTTTATTTTGCCGATTAACGCTCCGCAGAATATGGTTTGCTTGGCGACCAATACTTTTACGACTCGACAATTTACCAAAGTAGGTTTTGTGATGACCTTGATTGGCTATGCCCTGTTGCTGGTTTTCTCGCAAACTTACTGGAAGTTCTTAGGCTGGGTTTAA
- a CDS encoding cytochrome ubiquinol oxidase subunit I, which yields MVELNALILARIQFGFTISFHIIFPALTIGLASYLAVLEGWWLRTRKPVYQDLYHFWLKIFAINFGMGVVSGLVMAYQFGTNWSYFSAFAGGVTGPLLAYEVLTAFFLEAGFLGVMMFGWNRVGPGLHFLSTIMVAIGTLVSATWIIASNSWMHTPAGYEIVNGKVVPTDWLQVIFNPSFPYRLVHMGVAAFLATALFVAAVGAWHLLRGRQQPAIRKMFSMALWMALLVAPLQALIGDFHGLNTLKYQPAKIAAIEGHWENHDGPGMPLTLFGWPDMSREETRYAIQIPRLGGLILAHSWDGQVPGLKEFAPQDRPNATIVFWSFRTMVGLGVLMIALGVWGFYLRCRNRLYHSRAFLRFALWMGPTGIIAILAGWYTTEIGRQPWTVYGVMRTADAVSTHSALQLGISLVLFVLVYLVVFGAGIAYMMRLAKIGPILNEGKEENLGGPGQLHQPMRPLSAAPAVLEDEARNADPKN from the coding sequence ATGGTTGAGCTGAACGCCTTAATACTTGCACGGATTCAATTCGGCTTCACCATTTCATTCCATATCATCTTCCCCGCATTAACGATTGGTCTCGCCAGTTATCTAGCTGTGCTTGAAGGTTGGTGGCTGCGCACCCGCAAACCGGTGTATCAAGATCTGTATCATTTTTGGTTAAAGATTTTCGCCATTAATTTCGGCATGGGCGTGGTTTCTGGCCTAGTCATGGCATACCAATTTGGCACTAACTGGAGCTATTTTTCAGCGTTTGCAGGCGGTGTTACTGGCCCCTTGCTGGCTTATGAAGTGCTCACTGCGTTTTTCCTTGAGGCCGGGTTTTTAGGCGTGATGATGTTCGGCTGGAACCGGGTCGGCCCAGGCTTGCATTTTCTGTCGACGATCATGGTGGCGATTGGCACCTTGGTGTCGGCCACTTGGATTATCGCCTCCAATAGCTGGATGCATACGCCTGCAGGCTATGAAATTGTGAATGGCAAAGTCGTGCCAACCGATTGGCTGCAGGTTATTTTTAATCCATCCTTCCCATACCGGCTAGTGCACATGGGCGTGGCCGCATTCCTGGCCACGGCGCTCTTCGTCGCCGCGGTCGGGGCCTGGCATCTGTTACGCGGCCGTCAACAGCCCGCCATCCGCAAAATGTTTTCAATGGCGCTTTGGATGGCATTGCTGGTAGCGCCCCTGCAAGCATTAATTGGCGATTTTCACGGTCTCAATACGCTTAAGTACCAACCCGCCAAAATCGCTGCGATCGAAGGGCACTGGGAAAATCACGACGGCCCAGGCATGCCGCTGACCTTGTTCGGCTGGCCGGATATGAGCCGCGAAGAGACTCGCTACGCCATTCAAATTCCCCGTTTAGGCGGCTTAATTCTGGCGCATAGCTGGGATGGTCAAGTTCCAGGCTTAAAAGAATTTGCACCACAAGACCGGCCCAATGCCACAATTGTGTTCTGGAGCTTCCGCACGATGGTCGGTTTGGGCGTTTTAATGATTGCGCTAGGGGTCTGGGGATTTTATTTGCGCTGCCGCAACCGCCTGTACCACTCTCGTGCATTTTTGCGCTTTGCCTTATGGATGGGGCCGACAGGGATTATCGCCATTCTCGCCGGCTGGTACACCACTGAAATTGGACGCCAACCTTGGACGGTCTATGGTGTGATGCGCACCGCCGACGCTGTCTCTACGCATAGCGCATTGCAACTAGGCATTTCTTTAGTGCTCTTTGTATTGGTCTATCTAGTCGTATTTGGGGCTGGCATTGCCTATATGATGCGTTTAGCTAAAATAGGACCGATCCTCAACGAAGGCAAAGAGGAGAATCTTGGCGGGCCGGGCCAGCTACACCAACCGATGCGGCCGCTTTCCGCTGCACCCGCGGTTTTAGAAGATGAGGCGCGCAATGCTGATCCAAAAAACTAA